The following coding sequences lie in one Candidatus Diapherotrites archaeon genomic window:
- a CDS encoding DEAD/DEAH box helicase, whose translation MAEFVFHPLIKENSIEQRLYQEVLVARVLEKGNSLVVAPTALGKTIVAVMIAAHLLQKKPEAKVLLVAPTKPLAVQHKNSFTKFMKLEEEKIVLLTGSTPSSKREELWRNASIISATPQAIENDLMQGKLSLKEVNLIVFDEAHRAVRNYSYVFLAQNYMKQALQPLILALTASPGGEEERIQEVCKNLFIQNIEIKSEGDSDVKPYTHEIESEWIKVDLPAEFLEIKKLLRGFMREQILFLKKLGYAKGIYPNMMKRKDLIELQVKIRRDLIQRAKTNPAIYMAASRCAALLKIAHAELLLETQGIPSLQEYFAKMLSASQKSGATKAGKYILGKEEIQKAIALTRRLAEAKVIHPKVEKLQEVLLKQFTGNSESRVIVFNHYRDSAKFLEKQLNSIAWIKAKRFVGQAMKERDKGMSQKEQIQAIADLKEGKYNTLIATSVAEEGLDIPAVDLVVFFEPVPSEIRAIQRRGRTGRLAKGKAVILMAKKTRDESFYWSAVSKEKKMKKTLHSMKAFAPEKRKMEAQTTLTKFAEEAKNKIVIFVDTREQASNAVRELSKKENVFIKVKQLELGDYVLSDQVIVERKTVEDFLQSMIDGRLFNQLVDMASNYEKPLMLIEGKQEELYSLRDIHGNAIKGALSSIALDYHVPIIFTKDLEESVSFIYLIAKREQLGKDRDIRLRIGRKGLTQSELQQFIVESLPLIGPTMAKSLLKHFGSIRKLFLASEEKLQKVENIGEKKASEIRKIVDAEWKED comes from the coding sequence ATGGCAGAATTTGTGTTTCACCCTCTAATAAAAGAGAATTCAATAGAGCAAAGACTATATCAGGAAGTACTGGTGGCAAGAGTACTGGAAAAAGGCAATTCACTTGTGGTAGCCCCTACTGCACTCGGGAAAACCATTGTGGCAGTAATGATTGCAGCGCATTTACTGCAAAAAAAGCCTGAAGCAAAAGTCCTATTAGTAGCGCCAACAAAGCCTCTGGCAGTACAACACAAAAATTCTTTCACAAAATTCATGAAATTAGAAGAAGAAAAAATTGTTCTATTAACGGGCTCAACGCCCTCAAGCAAGAGAGAAGAATTATGGCGGAATGCCTCAATAATTTCAGCTACACCCCAGGCAATAGAAAACGACTTAATGCAGGGAAAGCTTTCACTCAAAGAAGTCAACCTTATTGTATTCGATGAAGCCCACAGGGCAGTAAGGAATTATTCCTATGTATTCTTAGCCCAAAACTACATGAAGCAGGCATTACAGCCCTTAATTCTGGCTTTGACAGCCTCTCCTGGAGGAGAAGAAGAAAGAATACAAGAGGTATGCAAGAACTTGTTCATCCAGAACATTGAAATAAAATCTGAAGGAGATTCAGACGTAAAGCCTTACACCCACGAAATAGAAAGCGAATGGATCAAGGTAGACCTTCCAGCAGAATTCTTGGAGATAAAAAAGCTTTTGAGGGGATTCATGAGAGAGCAAATATTATTCTTGAAGAAGTTAGGCTACGCCAAAGGCATTTACCCTAACATGATGAAGAGGAAGGATTTAATAGAATTGCAGGTGAAGATAAGAAGGGATTTAATTCAGAGAGCAAAAACAAACCCTGCAATCTACATGGCTGCCTCAAGGTGCGCTGCACTCCTCAAGATTGCCCACGCAGAACTTTTATTAGAAACACAAGGGATTCCTTCACTGCAGGAATACTTTGCTAAAATGCTTTCTGCCTCGCAGAAGAGCGGAGCAACAAAAGCAGGAAAATATATTCTAGGAAAAGAAGAAATACAGAAGGCAATTGCGTTAACAAGAAGATTGGCTGAAGCAAAAGTAATTCACCCGAAGGTAGAGAAACTTCAGGAGGTACTCCTTAAACAATTTACAGGGAACTCGGAAAGCAGGGTGATTGTGTTCAACCATTACAGGGACTCAGCAAAGTTTCTGGAAAAGCAGCTGAATTCAATTGCATGGATTAAGGCAAAAAGATTTGTGGGACAGGCAATGAAGGAAAGAGACAAGGGAATGAGCCAGAAAGAGCAGATTCAGGCAATTGCAGACTTAAAGGAAGGGAAATACAATACGCTAATTGCAACTTCGGTTGCAGAAGAAGGCTTGGATATTCCTGCAGTTGATTTGGTTGTATTCTTTGAGCCTGTGCCTTCAGAGATAAGGGCAATCCAAAGGAGAGGCAGAACAGGAAGGCTTGCAAAAGGAAAGGCAGTAATATTGATGGCTAAAAAAACAAGGGATGAAAGCTTTTACTGGAGCGCTGTGAGCAAGGAAAAGAAAATGAAAAAAACATTGCATTCAATGAAGGCTTTTGCGCCAGAGAAAAGGAAAATGGAAGCCCAGACAACTCTCACGAAATTCGCTGAAGAAGCAAAGAACAAAATAGTAATTTTCGTGGACACAAGAGAGCAGGCCTCGAATGCAGTGAGAGAATTAAGCAAGAAAGAGAATGTATTCATTAAAGTAAAGCAATTAGAGCTGGGGGACTATGTTTTAAGTGATCAAGTAATAGTGGAAAGAAAGACTGTGGAAGACTTCCTGCAGTCAATGATTGACGGAAGGCTCTTCAATCAGCTGGTTGACATGGCTTCAAATTACGAGAAGCCTTTAATGCTCATAGAAGGAAAACAGGAAGAATTGTATTCTCTGCGGGATATTCACGGGAACGCAATAAAAGGCGCTTTAAGCTCAATTGCTTTGGATTATCATGTCCCAATCATTTTCACTAAAGACCTGGAGGAGAGCGTTTCATTCATTTACTTGATTGCAAAAAGAGAGCAATTAGGAAAAGACAGGGACATAAGGCTAAGGATTGGAAGGAAGGGCTTGACTCAAAGTGAGCTTCAGCAGTTTATTGTGGAGAGCCTTCCATTGATTGGCCCAACAATGGCCAAGAGCCTGCTCAAGCATTTCGGCTCAATAAGGAAATTATTCCTTGCGTCAGAAGAAAAGCTGCAGAAAGTAGAGAACATCGGGGAAAAGAAGGCTTCAGAGATAAGGAAAATAGTGGACGCAGAATGGAAAGAGGACTGA
- a CDS encoding DUF296 domain-containing protein, with product MALLKIEFSDGEEIIEGIFQAAKEHDIDYGTFDAAEGELKDIELISDDYSENAKFEEPIKIRSISGRVVKQKDGWECNLHVSLNRLSTNRQWISGELKKAYASKEFKIDVGVRDLKKIIDK from the coding sequence ATGGCATTACTTAAAATCGAATTCTCTGACGGAGAAGAAATAATTGAAGGCATATTTCAGGCAGCAAAAGAGCACGACATAGATTATGGAACATTCGATGCAGCAGAAGGAGAACTGAAAGACATAGAATTGATTTCAGACGACTATTCAGAGAACGCAAAATTTGAGGAACCAATAAAAATCAGGAGCATTTCAGGCAGGGTAGTCAAACAGAAAGACGGATGGGAATGCAACCTTCACGTTTCATTGAACAGGCTTTCAACAAACAGGCAGTGGATTTCAGGCGAACTAAAGAAAGCCTACGCCAGCAAGGAATTCAAGATAGATGTGGGCGTAAGAGACCTGAAAAAAATTATTGATAAATAA
- a CDS encoding nitroreductase family protein, translating to MVLKEIINRRSVREFKPDEVPEKLIEELIKAAQFAHTSRNNRAAEFIVIRSQETKNKLFDILGQEFIKNAPVLIVAVTDTTKTNQAFQDLSLASQNIFLQATALGLGTVWKNVREERKASIRELLGIPSNFTLVNIIPVGFPEAKPLPHINSDFSKKRIHKEKW from the coding sequence ATGGTCCTCAAAGAAATCATTAACAGGCGTAGCGTGAGGGAATTCAAGCCTGATGAAGTTCCTGAAAAACTAATTGAGGAATTAATTAAGGCAGCACAGTTTGCCCATACCTCAAGGAATAACAGGGCAGCAGAATTCATTGTAATAAGGAGCCAGGAAACCAAAAACAAGTTGTTTGATATTTTAGGGCAGGAATTCATTAAGAATGCTCCTGTACTTATTGTTGCTGTAACAGACACAACAAAGACAAACCAGGCTTTCCAGGACCTTTCGCTTGCCTCGCAGAACATCTTCCTTCAGGCGACAGCTTTAGGCTTGGGCACAGTGTGGAAGAACGTGCGCGAGGAAAGAAAGGCCAGCATAAGAGAATTGCTCGGCATTCCCTCAAATTTCACTCTGGTTAACATCATTCCAGTCGGCTTCCCTGAAGCAAAGCCTCTGCCTCACATTAACTCTGACTTCAGCAAAAAGAGAATCCACAAAGAGAAATGGTAA
- the ftsZ gene encoding cell division protein FtsZ, translating to MKSIMESAISSKKTSTETKERLEEFGAPKIMVIGAGGAGCNTVNRLANMGVSGAQLIAVNTDKQHLAIINDEITKILIGKSVTRGLGAGGYPEVGAKAAEVSRQALEEALSGVDMLFVSAGMGGGTGTGAAPIIAEIAKEQGAIVIAMVTYPFALEKARLVKAEDGLKSLAKVSDTVIVIDNNRLVELVPNLPVQDAFKVADEVTARAVRGITETITQPSLINLDFADVRAIMTNHGLSVIAVGESSSVNKVEEAVEDTLKNALLDVDISGASGALIHISGGMELTLGEANGVGELLTENIDPKATVIWGARVDPTYSNKLEVIAIFTGVHSPYIKGFEPEEMTSYARSPRDKHELGLGYV from the coding sequence ATGAAATCTATCATGGAAAGCGCTATTTCTTCGAAGAAAACTTCAACTGAAACAAAGGAGAGGCTCGAAGAATTCGGTGCACCAAAAATTATGGTAATAGGAGCAGGAGGAGCAGGCTGCAATACAGTGAACAGGCTGGCTAACATGGGCGTTTCAGGAGCTCAATTGATTGCAGTCAACACAGACAAACAGCATCTGGCAATAATCAACGATGAAATAACAAAAATCTTGATTGGAAAGAGCGTTACAAGAGGCCTTGGAGCAGGAGGATATCCTGAGGTAGGCGCAAAGGCTGCTGAAGTATCAAGGCAGGCTTTAGAGGAAGCATTAAGCGGTGTAGACATGCTTTTTGTTTCAGCTGGAATGGGTGGAGGCACAGGAACAGGCGCAGCGCCAATTATTGCTGAAATAGCAAAAGAGCAGGGCGCAATAGTAATCGCAATGGTAACCTATCCATTCGCTTTAGAGAAAGCAAGATTAGTGAAAGCAGAGGACGGCCTTAAGTCCCTGGCTAAAGTTTCAGACACAGTTATTGTAATAGACAACAACAGGCTTGTAGAATTGGTTCCAAACCTTCCAGTGCAGGACGCATTCAAGGTCGCAGACGAGGTAACGGCAAGGGCAGTGAGGGGAATAACAGAAACAATAACTCAGCCTTCATTGATTAACTTGGATTTCGCTGATGTCAGGGCAATAATGACAAATCATGGTTTAAGCGTTATTGCTGTCGGTGAAAGCTCTTCAGTGAACAAGGTTGAAGAAGCAGTTGAAGACACATTAAAGAATGCCTTGCTTGACGTTGACATTTCAGGTGCTTCAGGCGCATTGATTCACATTTCGGGCGGAATGGAATTAACTTTAGGCGAAGCAAATGGTGTAGGGGAATTGCTCACAGAAAACATTGACCCTAAGGCAACAGTAATATGGGGCGCAAGGGTTGACCCAACCTACAGCAATAAATTAGAAGTAATAGCAATTTTCACTGGAGTTCACAGCCCTTACATTAAAGGCTTTGAGCCAGAGGAAATGACCTCTTACGCAAGATCGCCAAGAGACAAGCACGAACTAGGCTTAGGCTACGTTTGA
- a CDS encoding 30S ribosomal protein S8e: protein MKKMVQWHMKSERKPSGGKRRTMRRCDKKLAWRGGPFTETGIADSEEEQDITTLKTKGGSSKTKTHKAFYANVFVPEQKKSIKCKVLNTTENKANKQFARRNLLTKGSLIEIELEGKTQKARVSSRPGQTGTLNAVLLGQETGKTQETQEKPA from the coding sequence ATGAAGAAAATGGTTCAATGGCACATGAAATCAGAGAGAAAGCCTTCAGGAGGCAAGAGAAGAACAATGAGGAGATGCGACAAAAAGCTTGCCTGGAGGGGAGGCCCATTCACTGAAACAGGCATAGCAGACTCAGAGGAAGAACAGGACATAACAACCCTCAAAACAAAAGGTGGAAGCAGTAAAACAAAGACGCACAAGGCCTTTTACGCTAATGTCTTTGTCCCTGAACAGAAGAAAAGCATTAAGTGCAAGGTCCTGAACACCACTGAAAACAAGGCAAACAAGCAGTTCGCAAGAAGGAATCTTCTCACAAAAGGCAGCCTGATTGAGATTGAATTAGAGGGCAAGACCCAGAAGGCAAGGGTTAGCTCAAGGCCAGGCCAGACAGGAACATTGAATGCAGTGCTTTTAGGTCAAGAAACAGGGAAAACCCAGGAAACGCAGGAAAAGCCTGCATAA
- a CDS encoding transcription initiation factor IIB: MAKLVCPECKSTKVVRDSEKGELICQKCGLIIEEDSIDLGKEWRSFDSDQFEERARTGSPMKYVKLNKGLVTMIDRRGTDLRGNKLSTKSRAQMYRLIKWHKRASISSSMQRNLSIALTELRRVASYLNIPESLVEAAALLYRKTVKKGLIRGRLIEAVVAAVLYTVCRTYHVPRTLNEMAEASGLTKKEIGRTYRFLVRELKLDVPLTNPIHYIPRFASELNLSGEVQEEGRKILEEAISNGLISGRGPTGVAAAAVYIAGLLKGERRTQKEVANVAGVTEVTIRNRYRELKKRLNIEVVA; this comes from the coding sequence ATGGCAAAACTCGTATGTCCTGAATGTAAGAGCACTAAGGTTGTAAGAGACTCAGAGAAAGGAGAACTTATATGCCAGAAGTGCGGTCTAATAATAGAAGAGGATTCAATTGACTTAGGAAAGGAATGGAGGTCTTTTGACTCAGACCAATTCGAGGAAAGGGCAAGAACAGGAAGCCCAATGAAGTACGTCAAATTAAACAAAGGCCTTGTAACAATGATTGACAGGAGGGGAACAGACCTGAGAGGAAACAAGCTGAGCACTAAAAGCAGAGCGCAGATGTACAGGCTCATTAAATGGCATAAAAGGGCTTCAATAAGCAGCTCAATGCAGAGAAATCTTTCAATTGCTTTAACTGAACTGAGAAGGGTTGCATCTTACTTGAACATCCCTGAATCACTTGTAGAAGCTGCTGCTTTGCTGTACAGGAAGACAGTAAAGAAAGGCTTGATTAGAGGAAGATTAATTGAGGCAGTTGTTGCTGCTGTACTGTACACAGTATGCAGAACCTATCATGTTCCTAGAACTTTGAATGAAATGGCTGAAGCCTCTGGCCTGACAAAAAAGGAGATAGGGAGGACTTACAGGTTTTTGGTGAGGGAATTAAAATTGGATGTGCCTTTGACTAATCCAATCCATTACATTCCAAGGTTTGCCTCTGAACTCAATCTTTCAGGTGAAGTCCAAGAGGAAGGCAGGAAGATTCTTGAAGAAGCAATAAGCAATGGTTTAATAAGCGGCAGAGGACCAACAGGAGTTGCTGCTGCAGCAGTGTACATTGCAGGCCTGCTTAAAGGAGAAAGGAGAACACAAAAGGAAGTTGCAAATGTTGCAGGCGTAACAGAGGTCACAATCCGGAACAGGTACAGGGAACTAAAGAAAAGACTAAACATCGAAGTAGTAGCTTAA
- a CDS encoding NUDIX domain-containing protein, with product MATYIAAIGIVKFKDKILLLKRNKDRRFSPNKWQPVSGSIKEKETAEKAVLREVKEETGMKGKIVKAGKIFEVTDKWGRWVVAPFLVSVNSNKAKIDREHVKYEWIKPKEINRFDCVKGVKKDLKSVGLL from the coding sequence TTGGCCACCTATATTGCTGCAATTGGTATAGTAAAATTTAAAGACAAAATTTTACTTTTAAAGAGAAACAAAGACAGGCGTTTTTCTCCAAACAAATGGCAGCCTGTTTCTGGCTCCATAAAAGAAAAAGAAACAGCAGAAAAAGCTGTTCTAAGGGAAGTGAAAGAAGAAACAGGAATGAAAGGAAAGATCGTGAAAGCAGGAAAAATTTTTGAGGTGACAGACAAATGGGGCAGATGGGTTGTAGCCCCATTCCTTGTCTCAGTCAATTCCAATAAGGCAAAAATTGACAGGGAACACGTAAAATACGAATGGATTAAACCAAAAGAAATAAACAGATTCGACTGCGTGAAAGGAGTCAAAAAAGACTTGAAGTCAGTCGGCCTTTTATGA
- the rpiA gene encoding ribose 5-phosphate isomerase A has protein sequence MDKEKQKENSAREAVKSVKKGMIIGLGTGSTAEWFVKILAERNKKEKLGLTCVVTSNKIDAMAKGFGLKVVPLSSVEKIDAAFDGADQVDSKKNLLKGMGGFAFLREKEVDYKAEKLIIMVDESKVSKVLDKEVLLEVEPEALHEVLDELLKFDAEVEQATDNCSPKISENKNYIMRLKFHKPLSNPAKTEKQLDSILGVKANGIFSKKCTVIIGTDKRAKLLK, from the coding sequence ATGGATAAAGAGAAACAGAAAGAAAATTCAGCAAGAGAGGCAGTGAAATCAGTGAAGAAAGGCATGATAATAGGATTAGGCACTGGAAGTACAGCAGAATGGTTTGTGAAAATCCTCGCAGAAAGAAACAAGAAAGAGAAATTGGGCCTTACCTGCGTTGTAACCTCGAACAAGATTGACGCAATGGCAAAAGGATTTGGCCTGAAAGTAGTGCCTTTAAGTTCAGTGGAAAAGATCGATGCAGCATTTGACGGCGCAGACCAGGTTGACAGCAAAAAGAATCTGCTGAAAGGAATGGGCGGCTTTGCTTTTTTAAGAGAAAAAGAGGTTGATTATAAGGCAGAAAAATTAATTATAATGGTGGACGAAAGCAAGGTGTCAAAAGTATTGGATAAAGAAGTATTGCTTGAGGTTGAGCCTGAAGCATTGCATGAGGTATTAGATGAACTGCTTAAATTTGACGCTGAAGTGGAACAGGCGACAGACAACTGCTCTCCAAAGATAAGCGAGAACAAGAATTACATCATGCGCCTGAAATTCCACAAGCCTTTAAGCAATCCTGCAAAAACAGAAAAACAATTAGACTCAATTCTGGGAGTAAAAGCCAACGGCATCTTCTCCAAGAAATGCACTGTAATAATCGGCACAGACAAAAGAGCAAAATTACTGAAGTGA
- a CDS encoding ROK family protein has product MNYSIGVDLGGSSIRSALIDRNEKIIAFNSTETNASAGKNAVLKNLVQCISLVMPKNKKIEGIGIGFAGGINQKKGIIIKSAHLPSLNGFNLKNFLQKKFRKLAVLENDANLMAYAEAMKGSARKYNFVVGITLGTGIGSGIILNKKIYSGASGTAGELGHTVINFNGPKCPCGNSGCWEEYLSIRAIMRRAEFALNSNRKTLMKKLWPLTPKKVDDSARKGDRSAMEIMKIEGQYLGIGLANIVNALNPDAIVLGGGLSNSKILVREGIKEMKKRAFRNPAKKAKVLKARFGGKAGLIGAGLIVFEKR; this is encoded by the coding sequence ATGAATTATTCAATAGGCGTTGATTTAGGAGGCAGTTCAATTCGCTCTGCATTAATAGACAGGAATGAAAAAATCATTGCATTCAATTCAACTGAAACCAATGCAAGCGCAGGAAAGAATGCCGTACTGAAGAACTTGGTGCAATGCATTTCTCTTGTAATGCCAAAAAACAAGAAAATTGAAGGAATAGGAATAGGCTTTGCTGGGGGCATAAACCAAAAGAAAGGCATAATAATTAAAAGCGCCCACCTTCCCTCGCTGAACGGCTTCAATCTGAAAAACTTCCTCCAAAAAAAATTCAGGAAACTGGCTGTATTGGAAAATGACGCTAACCTGATGGCTTACGCTGAAGCAATGAAAGGTTCAGCAAGAAAATACAATTTCGTTGTGGGCATCACTTTAGGCACTGGAATAGGTTCGGGAATAATATTAAACAAAAAAATTTATTCTGGGGCAAGTGGAACAGCAGGAGAATTAGGCCACACTGTAATAAATTTTAATGGCCCTAAATGCCCTTGCGGGAACTCTGGCTGCTGGGAGGAATACTTAAGCATTAGAGCAATAATGAGGAGAGCGGAATTCGCTTTGAATTCAAACAGGAAAACTTTAATGAAGAAATTATGGCCTTTGACCCCAAAAAAAGTGGATGACTCTGCAAGAAAAGGGGACAGGAGCGCAATGGAAATAATGAAAATTGAAGGCCAGTATTTGGGAATAGGGTTAGCGAACATTGTCAATGCCCTGAACCCTGACGCAATAGTATTAGGCGGAGGCCTTTCAAACTCAAAAATTCTGGTGAGGGAAGGAATAAAGGAAATGAAGAAAAGGGCATTCAGGAACCCTGCAAAAAAAGCAAAAGTGCTCAAGGCAAGATTTGGAGGCAAGGCAGGACTGATTGGAGCAGGGTTGATTGTATTTGAAAAGAGGTGA
- a CDS encoding NAD(P)H-hydrate dehydratase: MKENSFVSVLDLRKCLKRRDPEAHKGENGVVLIIGGSIDYSGSLYLAGMSALRSGVDLVRIFAPEKAALAVNNLSPDLISIKFKGNYFDSSAVEKALELTEQADAVLLGNGLTLNEEAVDFAREFIQECPKPLILDADAIKVCSGLKLNEFLLTPHSKEFELCFSSALPKELEQKIELVKDTARKFNCIILLKGRIDIIASPSQLKLNSTGNPRMAVAGTGDTLAGLCAGFAAQKNSSFDSACAAAFLNGKAGETAFKEKGNSFIASELIEAYPAILKGKK; encoded by the coding sequence ATGAAAGAGAATTCTTTTGTTTCAGTCTTGGATTTAAGGAAGTGCCTGAAAAGGAGAGACCCTGAAGCGCACAAGGGAGAGAATGGTGTAGTGCTGATAATTGGGGGCTCAATTGATTATTCTGGCTCGCTTTACCTTGCAGGAATGAGCGCTCTAAGGAGCGGGGTCGACCTAGTAAGAATTTTTGCCCCTGAAAAGGCAGCTCTTGCAGTCAACAATTTGAGCCCTGACCTTATATCAATTAAATTCAAGGGAAATTACTTTGATTCAAGCGCAGTAGAAAAAGCATTAGAACTTACAGAACAGGCTGATGCAGTGCTTTTAGGCAATGGCCTGACATTAAACGAAGAAGCAGTGGATTTCGCCCGCGAATTCATTCAGGAATGCCCTAAGCCCTTGATTCTGGACGCAGACGCAATAAAGGTCTGCTCTGGACTGAAATTGAATGAATTTCTTCTCACGCCCCACTCAAAAGAATTTGAATTATGCTTTAGTTCTGCATTACCAAAAGAATTGGAGCAGAAGATTGAGCTGGTGAAAGATACAGCAAGAAAATTCAATTGCATTATTCTTCTCAAAGGAAGGATTGACATCATTGCCTCTCCATCCCAATTGAAACTGAATTCAACAGGCAATCCAAGGATGGCAGTGGCAGGAACAGGAGACACACTGGCAGGCCTATGCGCAGGATTTGCTGCACAGAAGAATTCCTCCTTTGATTCAGCGTGCGCTGCAGCCTTCCTGAACGGAAAAGCAGGCGAAACAGCATTCAAGGAAAAAGGAAATTCGTTCATTGCATCAGAATTGATTGAAGCTTACCCGGCAATATTGAAGGGCAAAAAGTAA
- a CDS encoding helix-turn-helix domain-containing protein, translating to MGKGNFKLADIAVFHQDCFASETTRKFPEIKLEQVSNINVLSAKKNRINYQLFWKVNGPSKTALENYFSYLKRFPNVNKVEIINRRGLENLALIRVNALSSINDRLLKKGAIYDKPVEVTEGFEIHSLISTNPKNLKRLLSELEEFGEVKILKIKKLKTETDSGQLTEKQLTALKHALAHGYYEWPKKATLNDLAEITGIPRRTFHERLRKAESKIFPKMIIELINDKKI from the coding sequence ATGGGAAAAGGAAATTTTAAGCTTGCAGATATTGCTGTATTCCATCAGGACTGCTTTGCCAGTGAAACAACAAGAAAATTTCCTGAAATAAAATTAGAGCAGGTAAGCAATATCAATGTTTTAAGCGCAAAAAAGAACAGGATTAATTACCAATTATTCTGGAAAGTCAATGGCCCAAGCAAGACAGCATTAGAAAATTATTTTTCTTACCTCAAAAGATTTCCAAATGTAAATAAAGTGGAAATCATTAATAGAAGAGGTCTTGAAAATCTCGCCTTGATAAGGGTTAATGCATTATCTTCTATTAATGACCGGTTGCTTAAAAAAGGAGCAATTTATGATAAACCTGTAGAGGTAACAGAAGGTTTTGAAATTCATTCTCTCATTTCAACTAACCCAAAAAATCTGAAAAGATTGCTAAGCGAATTAGAAGAATTCGGAGAAGTAAAGATTCTAAAAATAAAAAAATTAAAAACAGAAACAGATTCTGGACAGCTTACAGAAAAGCAATTGACTGCATTAAAGCATGCATTGGCTCACGGCTATTACGAATGGCCCAAAAAAGCAACCTTAAATGATCTGGCCGAAATAACAGGCATTCCAAGGAGAACTTTCCATGAAAGGCTAAGAAAAGCAGAAAGCAAAATTTTCCCTAAAATGATAATAGAATTAATCAATGACAAAAAAATTTGA
- a CDS encoding radical SAM protein, with the protein MIEKLVIGYLITNYSCNNKCEWCYAAPAGFNKKEMDLTTAKNSLKLMKSVGINFVGLCGGDSTLYSHLFEVLLYAKKLGQKVNIYTNGRKLAENEFVLKLKEAGINRVNFSVQSSSAKFHDEMVQVKGAFNETVKGIENCFQEGIPLTVQTVVCHTKFKIYKEIMDKFSYSDPCYVFYREIPKVNKNLFNAKVLSNKKTVEILRKIGIYAIKKDYTFELFSRMPLCWFDSKDLELFKGKLYAHCHILSGQNLVVDVNGKVLPCPIWVGCHSMNLIKGKKFTSKKEFLRQWNEGSPVKLRKKLLYKPSNNCIDCKFWGKECTAGCPLIPLELPAKNQQQIN; encoded by the coding sequence ATGATTGAAAAGCTTGTTATAGGTTATCTGATAACAAATTATTCCTGCAACAATAAATGCGAGTGGTGTTATGCCGCTCCAGCTGGATTCAATAAAAAAGAAATGGATTTAACCACTGCAAAAAATTCTTTAAAATTGATGAAAAGCGTTGGAATTAATTTTGTTGGTCTGTGCGGTGGAGACTCAACTTTATACAGTCATTTATTTGAGGTGCTTCTTTACGCTAAAAAATTAGGGCAAAAAGTTAATATTTATACGAATGGAAGAAAACTGGCTGAAAATGAATTTGTTTTGAAATTAAAGGAAGCAGGAATAAACAGGGTTAATTTTTCAGTTCAGAGCTCTTCAGCTAAATTCCATGATGAAATGGTGCAAGTAAAAGGGGCTTTTAATGAAACGGTTAAAGGAATCGAAAACTGCTTTCAAGAGGGAATTCCTTTAACCGTCCAGACAGTTGTTTGTCATACAAAATTTAAGATTTATAAAGAAATAATGGATAAATTTTCTTATTCTGATCCTTGTTATGTTTTTTACAGGGAAATCCCGAAGGTAAACAAAAATTTGTTTAATGCAAAAGTGCTATCAAACAAAAAAACAGTTGAAATACTCAGGAAAATTGGAATATATGCAATTAAGAAAGATTACACTTTTGAACTGTTTTCGAGAATGCCTTTGTGCTGGTTTGATTCCAAAGATTTAGAATTATTTAAGGGAAAACTTTATGCCCATTGCCACATCCTATCTGGTCAAAATCTTGTAGTGGATGTTAATGGCAAAGTACTGCCCTGCCCTATATGGGTTGGTTGCCATTCAATGAATTTAATTAAAGGAAAAAAATTTACTTCAAAAAAAGAATTTTTAAGGCAGTGGAATGAAGGCTCACCAGTTAAACTCAGAAAAAAACTTCTGTACAAGCCATCAAACAATTGCATTGATTGCAAGTTTTGGGGCAAAGAATGCACTGCTGGCTGCCCATTAATTCCATTAGAATTGCCGGCAAAAAATCAGCAGCAAATTAACTGA